TACGGAAGCGATTGAACCATGAATGACTCACTTCAACCACCCATCTTCTGGCTTTCCATGCGGGATTGCGCTTTTTTTCCTGGCGCTCCTCCCCCCGTGTTTTCACGTGGGGAATATAACCGTGGGCAACGATGGTCTTCAATGCGGGTTTGCCATCATAGGCTTTATCGG
Above is a genomic segment from Desulfatiglans anilini DSM 4660 containing:
- a CDS encoding transposase, whose amino-acid sequence is DKAYDGKPALKTIVAHGYIPHVKTRGEERQEKKRNPAWKARRWVVEVSHSWFNRFRKILVRYEKLSDTYMALLHMAAAIIAYRKVGVIYG